The proteins below are encoded in one region of Paralysiella testudinis:
- a CDS encoding OmpA family protein, with protein MKISIFKIIACSFVPFIALPAFADLTIIERTAGQVGSRDTLQVVEKPIVQNYTSSEIEQLQLENLVLRNEITRLQQIQAATYRVQPYAQPNAVVKQNTITFGVRGNAVLISEVQLLNLVSQIRNAKGVTIRGYTDSTGTSAVNRRVAALRAESLKKKLVAKGIPASKIKTQSILGNYIASNATAAGRAKNRRVIIIFHNN; from the coding sequence ATGAAAATTTCAATATTCAAAATTATAGCTTGCTCTTTCGTACCATTTATCGCCCTACCCGCGTTTGCTGATTTGACCATTATTGAACGGACAGCTGGCCAAGTTGGCAGTAGAGATACCCTACAAGTGGTCGAAAAACCGATAGTACAAAATTACACTTCTTCAGAGATTGAGCAGCTACAACTTGAAAATCTTGTTCTTCGAAATGAAATTACCAGATTGCAGCAAATTCAGGCGGCCACATATCGTGTTCAGCCCTATGCGCAGCCAAATGCTGTTGTTAAGCAAAATACGATAACATTCGGTGTCCGTGGTAATGCTGTCCTAATCAGTGAAGTACAGCTACTTAATTTGGTCAGTCAAATACGTAATGCTAAAGGTGTTACGATTAGAGGTTATACAGATTCAACGGGAACCAGTGCTGTAAATAGGCGCGTAGCAGCACTGCGAGCTGAGTCGTTGAAGAAAAAGTTGGTCGCCAAAGGAATACCTGCATCTAAAATCAAAACGCAAAGTATTTTAGGTAACTATATCGCATCTAATGCGACTGCGGCTGGTCGCGCTAAAAATAGACGGGTGATTATTATATTTCATAATAATTAA
- a CDS encoding IS5 family transposase, producing MPRTLLKDEHWTKLLPILRDLGIYSKPNLRRILEGILYRIRTGIPWRDLPEYFGKYHTVYTAYNRWSEKGIFTAILKQLSQESDLEWVAIDGSYIRAHQHCAAASALSAQEDHAIGMSRGGRTSKIHLAVDAAGNPVEVIVTAGNIHDVTVAPELLDNINLTETELVNADKGYDSDRLREQIEQSGAKANIPYKSNREEKNKDMDWYLYKIRHLVENAFCRLKHFRAIASRYDKLKRNFHSTVLLGCIVMWLPL from the coding sequence ATGCCCCGTACACTACTCAAAGATGAACATTGGACGAAGCTGTTACCTATTCTGCGTGATTTGGGTATTTATAGCAAACCCAATTTGCGCAGAATTCTTGAAGGCATACTTTACAGAATAAGAACCGGCATACCGTGGCGGGATTTGCCCGAGTATTTCGGCAAATATCATACTGTTTATACCGCTTATAACCGTTGGTCAGAAAAAGGCATTTTTACTGCAATCTTGAAACAGCTCAGCCAAGAGAGTGACTTGGAGTGGGTAGCCATAGACGGCAGTTATATCCGTGCTCACCAACACTGCGCCGCAGCCTCAGCGCTCAGTGCGCAAGAGGATCACGCAATCGGTATGAGCCGAGGCGGCAGAACCAGCAAGATTCATCTGGCTGTAGATGCTGCAGGCAATCCGGTTGAGGTTATCGTTACTGCGGGCAATATCCATGATGTCACCGTTGCACCGGAGCTGCTTGACAACATCAACCTTACCGAAACTGAGTTGGTTAATGCGGACAAAGGTTACGATTCAGACCGGCTCAGGGAGCAAATAGAGCAAAGCGGTGCGAAAGCCAATATTCCCTATAAAAGCAATAGGGAAGAGAAAAATAAAGACATGGACTGGTATTTATATAAAATCAGGCATTTGGTAGAGAATGCCTTTTGCCGTTTGAAACATTTCCGAGCGATTGCCAGCCGTTACGATAAGCTGAAACGCAACTTCCACAGTACGGTTTTATTGGGATGCATTGTGATGTGGTTACCTTTATGA
- the recG gene encoding ATP-dependent DNA helicase RecG, protein MTPETQKQLGITEASAKKLAKLHIHTLWDLVLHLPLRYEDETHITPIADAPLATPVQIEAEVVHQEVQFRPRKQLLVKVEDAAGSLLFLRFIHFYPSQQKQLAVGNRIRALGEIKHGFFGNEMIHPKIRSADHQGLAESLTPVYPTVNGLNQPTLRRLIQAALNQLPLHDSLPDALLSQLKLPHLAESLALLHAPPPELSVRDIQNGALPAWQRLKFDELLAQQLSMRLARQKRLSGSAAPIHGNQSLSTPLLAALPFALTAAQQRTLAEISHDLAQPHPMHRLLQGDVGSGKTIVAALAALAAIEAGFQVAVMAPTEILAEQHYLKFSQWLAPLGVNIAWLSGSLKKRAKDAAKADMANGNTQLAIGTHALFQDDVAFHNLGLVIVDEQHRFGVAQRLALKDKGADVHQLMMSATPIPRTLAMSFFADLDVSIIDELPPGRTPIKTKLVNNARRAEVEGFVRHTVAQGRQVYWVCPLIEESETLQLQTATDTHAQLQTAFADLRVGLVHGRLKAAEKAAVMQAFSSGSLHILVATTVIEVGVDVPNASLMVIEHAERMGLAQLHQLRGRVGRGAAASVCVLLFAEPLSDLAKARLKVIFEHTDGFEIARQDLNIRGPGEFLGARQSGAPMLRFANLEEDLPLLEAARNLAPQLLAQQPEVVEKHLSRWLASREHYLGA, encoded by the coding sequence ATGACTCCGGAAACCCAAAAACAGCTCGGCATTACCGAAGCCAGCGCCAAAAAACTGGCCAAGCTGCACATCCACACCTTGTGGGATTTGGTGCTGCACCTGCCGCTGCGCTACGAAGACGAAACCCACATCACCCCGATTGCCGATGCGCCGCTGGCCACACCGGTGCAAATCGAAGCCGAAGTGGTTCATCAAGAAGTGCAATTCCGCCCACGCAAGCAATTGCTCGTAAAAGTAGAAGACGCTGCAGGCAGCCTATTGTTTTTGCGCTTTATCCATTTTTATCCCAGCCAACAAAAACAACTGGCGGTGGGCAACCGCATCCGCGCCTTGGGCGAAATCAAACACGGCTTTTTCGGCAATGAAATGATTCACCCCAAAATCCGCAGCGCCGATCATCAAGGCCTGGCCGAAAGCCTAACGCCGGTTTACCCCACCGTAAACGGCCTGAATCAGCCCACCTTGCGCCGCCTGATTCAGGCAGCCTTAAACCAATTGCCGCTGCACGACAGCCTGCCCGATGCCTTGCTAAGCCAACTCAAGCTGCCGCATCTGGCCGAAAGCTTGGCCTTATTGCACGCACCGCCGCCGGAATTGAGCGTGCGCGACATCCAAAACGGCGCCCTACCCGCTTGGCAACGGCTGAAATTCGACGAGCTGCTGGCACAGCAATTATCCATGCGGCTGGCGCGGCAAAAACGCCTGAGCGGCAGCGCGGCGCCGATACACGGCAATCAATCGCTCAGCACACCTTTACTGGCCGCACTGCCGTTTGCGCTCACCGCCGCCCAGCAACGCACACTAGCCGAAATCAGCCACGATTTAGCACAGCCACACCCCATGCACCGCCTGCTGCAAGGCGATGTGGGCAGCGGCAAAACCATTGTGGCCGCACTGGCGGCGCTGGCCGCCATTGAAGCCGGTTTTCAAGTAGCCGTGATGGCGCCCACCGAAATACTGGCCGAGCAACATTATCTGAAGTTCAGCCAATGGCTGGCGCCTTTGGGTGTGAACATCGCCTGGCTTTCAGGCAGCCTGAAAAAGCGCGCCAAAGACGCCGCCAAAGCCGATATGGCTAACGGCAACACCCAGCTCGCCATCGGCACCCACGCCCTATTTCAAGATGATGTGGCGTTTCACAACTTGGGGCTGGTGATTGTGGACGAACAGCACCGCTTCGGCGTGGCACAGCGGCTGGCGCTGAAAGACAAAGGCGCCGATGTGCATCAGCTAATGATGTCGGCCACCCCGATTCCGCGCACCTTGGCGATGAGTTTTTTTGCCGACCTCGATGTGTCGATAATCGACGAATTGCCGCCGGGGCGCACACCGATTAAAACCAAGCTCGTCAACAACGCCCGCCGTGCAGAAGTAGAAGGCTTTGTGCGCCACACCGTGGCGCAAGGGCGGCAAGTGTATTGGGTGTGCCCCTTAATTGAAGAATCGGAAACCCTGCAACTGCAAACCGCCACCGACACCCATGCCCAGCTTCAGACAGCCTTTGCCGACTTACGCGTAGGCTTGGTACACGGGCGCTTAAAAGCGGCGGAAAAAGCCGCAGTGATGCAGGCGTTTTCTTCAGGCAGCCTGCATATTCTGGTGGCCACCACCGTGATTGAAGTGGGCGTGGATGTGCCCAATGCCAGCTTAATGGTGATTGAACACGCCGAGCGCATGGGGCTGGCGCAACTGCACCAACTGCGCGGGCGCGTGGGGCGCGGTGCCGCCGCCAGCGTGTGCGTGCTGCTGTTTGCCGAGCCTTTATCCGACTTAGCCAAAGCACGGCTGAAAGTGATTTTTGAGCACACCGACGGCTTTGAAATCGCCCGCCAAGACCTCAATATCCGCGGCCCGGGCGAATTTTTAGGCGCCCGCCAAAGCGGCGCGCCCATGCTGCGCTTTGCCAATCTGGAAGAAGACCTGCCCCTTTTAGAAGCCGCCCGCAATCTGGCACCGCAACTGCTGGCACAACAGCCCGAGGTGGTGGAAAAACACCTTAGCCGCTGGCTGGCCAGCCGGGAACATTATTTGGGGGCATGA
- a CDS encoding rhodanese-like domain-containing protein, producing the protein MMHQTTRQQIKTTFCALLLATAMPLMAAPATPTTQAVAAPIWIDVRTPAEYAQGHLPGAINIPLNEIEARIGSVAADKNTPLMLYCRSGNRSGQAQKILQNKGYTQVENKGAYQDLRR; encoded by the coding sequence ATGATGCACCAAACCACCCGCCAACAGATTAAAACCACATTCTGCGCCTTGCTGCTGGCCACAGCGATGCCGCTGATGGCCGCACCGGCTACACCCACCACCCAAGCCGTGGCCGCGCCCATCTGGATTGATGTGCGCACCCCGGCGGAATATGCCCAAGGTCATTTGCCCGGCGCCATCAATATCCCGCTGAATGAAATCGAGGCGCGCATTGGCAGCGTGGCGGCGGATAAAAACACGCCGCTGATGCTGTATTGCCGCAGCGGCAACCGCTCCGGCCAGGCGCAAAAGATTTTGCAAAATAAAGGCTATACCCAAGTGGAAAACAAAGGTGCTTATCAGGATTTGCGCCGCTGA
- a CDS encoding YceI family protein, whose product MLKTTTTMALLLLATTALADEYTIDPAHANARFAIDHFGTSTNHGGFYNLTGTVKYDAAAQTGFVDITIPVSSLNSGNSRFDTHLKSADLFNAAEYPVMRFVSKQWHFADGKVSRVDGFLTLLGQTRPLSLTATKFNCYQSPILQKPVCGGDFETTLDRTQWGMNYLVNMGMSKNVKLNIQIEAAKK is encoded by the coding sequence ATGCTTAAAACCACCACTACAATGGCCTTGCTGCTGCTGGCCACCACTGCATTGGCCGATGAATACACCATCGACCCGGCACACGCCAATGCCCGCTTTGCCATCGACCATTTCGGCACCAGCACCAACCACGGCGGCTTTTACAACCTCACCGGCACGGTGAAATACGATGCGGCGGCGCAAACCGGCTTTGTCGATATCACCATTCCGGTGAGCAGCTTAAATAGCGGCAACAGCCGCTTCGATACCCATTTGAAAAGCGCCGATTTATTCAATGCCGCCGAATATCCGGTGATGCGTTTTGTATCGAAACAATGGCATTTTGCCGATGGCAAAGTGAGCCGTGTGGATGGCTTTTTAACTTTACTGGGGCAAACCCGTCCACTCAGCCTTACCGCCACCAAGTTCAATTGCTATCAAAGCCCGATTTTGCAAAAGCCGGTGTGCGGCGGCGATTTTGAAACCACGCTAGACCGCACCCAATGGGGCATGAATTATCTGGTGAATATGGGCATGAGCAAAAATGTGAAGCTGAATATTCAGATTGAGGCCGCGAAAAAATAA
- a CDS encoding NADPH-dependent FMN reductase, protein MPHHVRHIALIVGSLRRDSINRKVADYITGVAPQRWQISEIEIGDLPLYNQDLDAEPIEAYERVRGQIAAADVVLVVSPEHNRSVPAAVKNILDIASRPAGRGVWAGKKAAVVTASPGVYGGLSAGLHLRQILQALGVSVLVAPEVYLSRAFDALDEQGQLTDARALALLNRFVQALDAWLVD, encoded by the coding sequence ATGCCGCACCATGTCCGACACATCGCCTTGATTGTGGGCAGCCTGCGCCGCGATTCGATAAACCGCAAAGTGGCCGACTATATCACCGGCGTGGCGCCGCAGCGCTGGCAAATCAGTGAAATCGAAATCGGCGACCTGCCTTTGTATAATCAGGATTTAGACGCCGAGCCGATTGAAGCCTATGAGCGCGTGCGCGGGCAAATTGCGGCGGCGGATGTGGTGTTGGTGGTGAGCCCCGAGCACAACCGCAGCGTACCGGCGGCGGTAAAAAATATCTTGGATATTGCCTCGCGCCCGGCCGGGCGTGGCGTGTGGGCCGGCAAAAAAGCGGCGGTGGTAACTGCTTCGCCCGGCGTTTACGGCGGTTTGTCGGCCGGATTGCATTTGCGTCAGATTTTGCAGGCGCTGGGCGTGTCGGTATTGGTGGCGCCGGAAGTCTACCTCAGCCGCGCCTTTGATGCGCTGGACGAACAAGGGCAGCTCACCGATGCGCGTGCATTGGCATTGTTAAACCGGTTTGTGCAGGCGCTGGATGCTTGGTTGGTGGATTAA
- a CDS encoding pirin family protein, with product MADSILKLTAHTKDVGGIPVARLLPQAKKRTIGAWCFLDHAGPSVFAPGEPGLQVGSHPHINLQTFTWMLAGEVLHKDSLGNEMLIKGNQVNLMTAGSGISHTEQTPPHSRELHAVQLWIALPKDQTIAPAFQNYPELPMWSAGGVDYVLTTGSFGGHTAPTQQYSPIVGVDLKIASAGARVLSLNPAFEYGFLVLKGCLKLDEETFGADELAYIAPGQRELAIHTEADTHIMLIGGEPLDFEPVIWWNFVAANKADIETASQDWNQHSERFGHIDTELKRLVAPAVPWAGSNT from the coding sequence ATGGCTGACTCAATACTCAAACTCACCGCCCACACCAAAGACGTGGGCGGCATCCCTGTGGCGCGGCTGTTGCCGCAGGCCAAAAAACGCACCATCGGCGCATGGTGTTTTCTGGATCACGCTGGCCCCAGCGTGTTTGCACCGGGCGAGCCCGGTTTGCAGGTGGGCAGCCATCCGCACATTAATCTGCAAACCTTTACCTGGATGCTGGCGGGCGAAGTGCTGCACAAAGACAGCTTGGGCAATGAAATGCTGATTAAAGGCAATCAGGTTAATCTGATGACCGCGGGCAGCGGCATCAGCCACACCGAGCAAACCCCGCCGCACAGCCGTGAGCTGCACGCGGTGCAATTGTGGATTGCCTTGCCCAAAGATCAAACCATCGCCCCGGCTTTTCAAAACTACCCCGAGCTGCCAATGTGGTCGGCAGGCGGCGTCGACTATGTGCTCACCACCGGCAGTTTTGGCGGCCACACCGCGCCCACGCAGCAATATTCACCGATTGTGGGTGTGGATTTAAAAATCGCCAGTGCCGGTGCGCGAGTATTAAGCCTCAACCCGGCTTTTGAATACGGCTTTTTGGTATTAAAAGGCTGCCTGAAACTGGATGAGGAAACCTTTGGTGCCGATGAGCTGGCCTATATTGCACCGGGGCAGCGCGAGCTGGCCATCCACACCGAGGCCGACACCCACATCATGCTGATTGGCGGCGAGCCGCTGGATTTCGAGCCGGTGATTTGGTGGAATTTTGTTGCCGCCAACAAGGCCGATATTGAAACCGCCAGCCAAGATTGGAACCAACACAGCGAGCGCTTCGGCCATATCGACACCGAGCTTAAACGCTTGGTGGCGCCCGCCGTGCCATGGGCAGGCAGCAACACATAA
- a CDS encoding inorganic diphosphatase, translating to MADFNQILDAGDVDGGLINVVVEIPVGSNHKIEWNRRIGAMKLDRVEPLIFAKPTNYGFIPQTLDEDGDELDALIITDQPLATGIYLQARVIGVMKFVDDGEVDDKVVVVPADDRHTGNAIQTLADLPPQLIKQIEFHFNNYKALKKPGSTQVTHWGDIDEAKAVIRESQHRWTAEK from the coding sequence ATGGCCGATTTCAATCAAATTCTCGATGCCGGTGACGTAGACGGCGGCTTGATTAACGTGGTGGTGGAAATTCCCGTGGGTTCCAACCACAAAATCGAATGGAACCGCCGCATCGGCGCGATGAAACTGGATCGCGTAGAGCCGCTGATTTTTGCCAAACCTACCAACTACGGTTTTATTCCGCAAACCTTAGACGAAGATGGCGACGAATTGGATGCGCTGATCATTACCGACCAACCGCTCGCCACCGGCATTTATCTGCAAGCGCGCGTGATTGGCGTGATGAAATTTGTGGACGACGGTGAAGTGGACGACAAAGTGGTGGTGGTGCCCGCCGACGACCGCCACACCGGCAATGCCATCCAAACCTTGGCCGATTTGCCGCCGCAATTGATTAAGCAGATTGAATTTCACTTCAACAACTACAAAGCCCTGAAAAAACCGGGCAGCACTCAAGTGACCCATTGGGGTGATATTGACGAAGCCAAAGCGGTGATTCGCGAATCACAACACCGCTGGACAGCGGAAAAATAA
- a CDS encoding IS630 family transposase: MAKEDFNASYTPKGIYGLLSRIGISWVSARSRHPKADQQAMDDFKNFVNHVRTVLPEHIELSDVDIWFQDETRIGQQGSITRVWHYCGQRPRVIRQQQFESAYLFGAFCPSTGNSVGLVLPYVDKQAMQLHMQHISKEVPEGRHAVVVMDGALWHQADLNLHNVTMLKLPPYAPELNPSEQIWQYLKQHDLSNRCFDGYDAIVDAACVAWNRLRVQLELIRSITSRAWFIVC; the protein is encoded by the coding sequence ATTGCCAAAGAAGACTTTAATGCCAGCTACACACCGAAAGGCATTTACGGCTTATTGTCCCGCATCGGCATCAGCTGGGTATCTGCCCGCAGCCGGCATCCCAAAGCGGATCAGCAGGCAATGGATGATTTTAAAAACTTCGTAAACCATGTTCGGACAGTGCTGCCTGAACACATTGAGCTGTCTGACGTAGACATCTGGTTTCAAGATGAAACCCGTATCGGCCAGCAAGGATCCATCACCCGGGTTTGGCACTATTGCGGCCAAAGGCCGAGGGTAATACGCCAACAGCAATTTGAGTCTGCCTACCTGTTTGGGGCATTCTGCCCATCAACCGGCAACAGTGTGGGTTTGGTATTGCCGTATGTAGATAAGCAAGCCATGCAGCTACATATGCAGCATATCAGCAAGGAAGTACCGGAGGGTCGTCATGCAGTGGTGGTTATGGATGGCGCTTTATGGCATCAAGCCGATTTAAACCTACATAACGTGACGATGCTGAAACTGCCGCCGTATGCACCGGAATTGAATCCGTCTGAACAGATATGGCAGTATTTAAAGCAGCATGATTTATCGAACCGATGCTTTGATGGTTATGATGCGATTGTAGATGCTGCTTGTGTGGCTTGGAATCGGTTGCGTGTACAGCTTGAATTGATTCGGTCGATTACCTCTAGGGCTTGGTTTATTGTATGTTAA
- a CDS encoding 5-carboxymethyl-2-hydroxymuconate Delta-isomerase — protein MPHLHLNHTANLAVDADAALAALNRVLLESGLFQAADIKSRAQVFEHYLVGADDRHTAYAHITLWLLSGRSEAVRALLAQQLLAALEHSVGRPAAAVQLTVDIQEMARSVYAKAVLPPAP, from the coding sequence ATGCCGCATCTGCATTTAAACCACACCGCCAATTTGGCTGTGGATGCCGATGCCGCATTGGCGGCCTTGAATCGTGTTTTGTTGGAGAGCGGCCTGTTTCAGGCAGCCGACATCAAAAGCCGTGCCCAGGTATTCGAGCATTATTTGGTGGGCGCCGACGACCGCCACACCGCCTATGCCCACATTACCCTGTGGCTGCTCAGCGGGCGCAGCGAAGCAGTGCGCGCTCTGTTGGCACAACAACTGCTGGCAGCCTTGGAACACAGCGTTGGCCGCCCGGCAGCGGCGGTGCAGCTCACCGTGGATATTCAGGAAATGGCGCGCTCGGTGTATGCCAAGGCGGTGTTGCCGCCCGCGCCGTAA
- the mpl gene encoding UDP-N-acetylmuramate:L-alanyl-gamma-D-glutamyl-meso-diaminopimelate ligase → MNTTPHIHIIGIGGTFMGGVAAIAQEAGFRVSGCDAKMYPPMSTQLEALGIEVVEGFEAAQLDGCAADVYVIGNVARRGLPVVEAILNRGLNYISGPQWLAENVLHHHWVLAVAGTHGKTTTASMLAWVLEDAGLAPGFLIGGVPQNFAVSARLPQAPAQDKASRSPFFVIEADEYDTAFFDKRSKFVHYRPRTCVLNNLEFDHADIFANLAAIQTQFHHLLRTVPGDGLIVNNGREAALAEVLAQGCWTPVAPFGIAEGWQVGAVDASGGFEVLLHGEPVGQVAWDLLGEHNRLNALAAIAAARHVGVSVQAACAALGRFKNVKRRMEIRGEVNGITVYDDFAHHPTAIATTVAGLRQKVGADTRILAVLEPRSNTMKLGAMKAALPESLAGADKVFCYAGGVDWDVQAALSPLGAKLHVAQQLDELVAAIVAQAQPGDQIVVMSNGGFGGIHQQLLTALKG, encoded by the coding sequence ATGAACACAACACCTCATATTCATATTATCGGCATTGGCGGCACTTTTATGGGCGGCGTGGCGGCGATTGCCCAAGAGGCCGGTTTTCGCGTGAGCGGTTGCGATGCCAAGATGTATCCGCCCATGAGTACCCAGCTTGAAGCGCTGGGCATTGAAGTGGTGGAAGGTTTTGAGGCGGCGCAGTTGGATGGCTGTGCCGCCGATGTGTATGTGATTGGCAATGTGGCGCGGCGCGGTTTGCCGGTGGTGGAGGCCATTCTCAACCGAGGGTTGAACTATATTTCCGGGCCGCAATGGCTGGCCGAAAACGTGCTGCACCACCATTGGGTACTGGCCGTGGCCGGTACCCACGGCAAAACCACCACCGCCAGCATGTTGGCCTGGGTGTTGGAAGACGCGGGGCTGGCGCCCGGTTTTCTGATTGGCGGCGTGCCGCAAAACTTTGCCGTGTCGGCACGATTGCCGCAGGCGCCAGCGCAAGATAAGGCGTCGCGCTCGCCGTTTTTTGTGATTGAGGCCGACGAATACGACACCGCCTTTTTCGATAAACGCAGCAAATTCGTGCACTACCGCCCGCGCACCTGTGTGTTGAATAATCTGGAATTCGACCACGCCGATATTTTTGCCAATCTGGCTGCGATTCAAACCCAATTCCACCATTTGTTGCGCACCGTGCCCGGTGACGGCCTGATTGTCAACAACGGCCGCGAAGCCGCGCTAGCTGAAGTGTTGGCGCAAGGATGTTGGACGCCAGTGGCGCCTTTCGGCATTGCCGAAGGCTGGCAAGTAGGCGCGGTGGATGCGTCGGGTGGCTTTGAGGTATTGCTGCACGGCGAGCCGGTGGGGCAGGTGGCGTGGGATTTGTTGGGCGAGCATAACCGCCTCAACGCCTTAGCCGCCATTGCTGCCGCCCGCCATGTGGGCGTGAGCGTTCAGGCAGCCTGTGCGGCGCTGGGGCGGTTTAAAAACGTGAAACGGCGCATGGAAATCCGCGGCGAAGTGAACGGCATCACCGTGTACGATGATTTTGCCCACCATCCTACCGCCATCGCCACCACCGTGGCCGGTTTGCGCCAGAAAGTGGGTGCCGATACCCGTATTCTGGCGGTGCTGGAGCCGCGCTCCAACACCATGAAGCTGGGTGCGATGAAAGCGGCACTGCCCGAGAGTTTGGCCGGGGCGGATAAGGTGTTTTGCTATGCCGGCGGTGTGGATTGGGATGTTCAGGCAGCCTTAAGCCCTTTGGGCGCCAAATTGCATGTGGCGCAGCAGCTCGATGAATTGGTGGCCGCCATTGTGGCGCAAGCCCAGCCGGGCGACCAGATAGTGGTGATGAGCAATGGCGGCTTTGGCGGCATTCACCAGCAATTGTTAACCGCGTTAAAAGGCTAA
- the brnQ gene encoding branched-chain amino acid transport system II carrier protein — protein MQSPQPRVGFVFFMATGLMLFALFFGAGNLIFPALMGQQAGDMSVPAVLGFVFTGAGLPLLGVVAMAYSGERDVQALAGRVSPLFGLGFALLLYLSIGPLFGMPRTATVAFEVGLLPLLPKGQHQPALAVFSLLFFGLAFWLAMSPSKLIDRIGKILTPVLLLCIVLLVAAAWWQPMGSWQPAQGDFAQSPLAAGFLAGYQTMDALASLVFAMMVIEALRSAGVRQSVSVARLTMGAGLLGGVFLALVYVSVAFMGASSVAMLGVLDNGAQVLSRIAQYYWGTGGNVLLALIIFLACLSTAVGLIAACADYFQRLYPRWSYRSYALALALISCVLANKGLSGIIALSVPMLMLLYPVTVVLIVLTFLHRWLGGRQSMYVCAMLPALAVGILDAWHTAFGFSPASQQLLTQWLPWYGIGLGWLLPALLGLIVGQIYRLWVKPAQAPA, from the coding sequence ATGCAGTCACCACAGCCGCGTGTCGGCTTTGTTTTTTTTATGGCCACCGGTTTGATGTTGTTTGCCTTGTTTTTTGGTGCCGGTAATCTGATTTTCCCGGCTTTGATGGGGCAGCAGGCAGGCGATATGAGTGTGCCTGCGGTGTTGGGCTTTGTGTTCACCGGTGCCGGGTTGCCGTTGCTGGGGGTGGTGGCGATGGCGTATTCGGGTGAGCGTGATGTGCAGGCGTTGGCGGGGCGGGTGTCGCCGCTGTTTGGTTTGGGCTTTGCCTTGCTGTTGTATTTATCAATCGGCCCGTTGTTTGGTATGCCGCGCACCGCCACGGTGGCGTTTGAAGTGGGTTTGCTGCCTTTACTGCCCAAGGGGCAGCATCAGCCGGCGCTGGCGGTGTTTAGCCTGCTGTTTTTCGGCTTGGCTTTTTGGCTGGCGATGTCGCCGTCTAAGCTGATTGACCGCATCGGTAAAATACTTACCCCCGTATTGTTGTTGTGTATTGTGTTGTTGGTGGCAGCGGCATGGTGGCAGCCGATGGGCAGCTGGCAGCCTGCACAAGGTGATTTTGCCCAGAGCCCGTTGGCTGCCGGTTTTTTGGCGGGCTATCAAACCATGGATGCGTTGGCATCTTTGGTGTTTGCGATGATGGTGATTGAGGCATTGCGCAGCGCAGGAGTGCGCCAAAGTGTATCGGTGGCGCGGCTTACTATGGGCGCGGGGTTGCTGGGCGGTGTGTTTTTGGCCTTGGTGTATGTGAGTGTGGCGTTTATGGGTGCCAGCAGCGTGGCTATGCTGGGTGTGCTCGACAATGGTGCTCAGGTGCTATCGCGGATTGCGCAATATTATTGGGGCACTGGCGGCAATGTTTTGTTGGCGCTGATTATTTTTCTGGCGTGTTTAAGCACGGCGGTGGGCTTGATTGCCGCTTGTGCCGATTATTTTCAGCGCCTTTATCCGCGCTGGTCGTACCGCAGCTATGCGCTGGCACTGGCATTGATTTCATGCGTGCTGGCCAATAAAGGGCTCAGCGGCATTATTGCTCTTTCGGTGCCCATGTTGATGCTGCTGTATCCGGTGACGGTGGTGTTGATTGTGCTCACTTTCTTACACCGCTGGTTGGGCGGGCGCCAAAGCATGTATGTGTGCGCCATGCTGCCGGCCTTGGCAGTGGGCATATTGGACGCTTGGCACACCGCTTTTGGTTTTAGCCCGGCAAGCCAACAGCTGCTCACGCAATGGTTGCCGTGGTATGGCATCGGCTTAGGCTGGCTGTTGCCCGCCTTGTTGGGCTTAATTGTGGGGCAGATTTATCGCTTGTGGGTAAAGCCCGCGCAGGCACCGGCTTAA